The Zea mays cultivar B73 chromosome 7, Zm-B73-REFERENCE-NAM-5.0, whole genome shotgun sequence DNA segment TAACACGCGTTGTCTACACTCACAGAACCGATCGCGCAGCACCAAGTCGTCTCCCACGTCGCTGTCCGCGTCTCGCATGCAGCCGGACGACCCGGCACGGCGCCGACGTCCCAACGCCATTGGCCTCGTCTGCGCCCATGCACCAGCCACCTCCTGCGTCGCTGCGTCAGGGGGGCGGGCTTCGACCAGACCATAAATAAAGCCGCGCTGCGCTGCGCCTGGGCAGGGCTCCCCTGCAGTCCACACCCACACAGAGACACGTCGGAGACGTACACCGGCACACAAACACACACACTGCACGCTCAGGCCTGCCGCCTGCGCACACGCTGCGATCGAAATGGTTGGTGCCAGCGCTAGACCATCTGCAGGCCGGGACGGGGGCCCGGAGACGGCGCtcccgaagctgcagctgctgccaTGTTGGCTTGACGGAGCGGTAGTGAAGCTCGTCGCGGCCGATGGCGACGGTGACGACCTCCTCGCCGGTTCAGCGTCGTCAGGGAAGCGGCGGCCGACGGCGCAGGCTGCCGCTGGCCTTGCGCGCGGCGTGAAGGCGTTGCTGAGCGAGGTGGCCGAGATGATCAGGACCAAGTTCGGGCGCTCGATCCCGGCGGCCAAGTTCGGCCATGTCGCCTACATCAGATGAAGCCTTCCTGTTGTGCCTGATCTTGGCGCGCGTCGCGTCCTCGTGCTCTGCTCTCCTTGACGTGATGACGTCAGTGGCCTCCCTGCCAGTTTCGGCACGGATACGCTGCTGTGG contains these protein-coding regions:
- the LOC100275771 gene encoding uncharacterized protein LOC100275771, translating into MVGASARPSAGRDGGPETALPKLQLLPCWLDGAVVKLVAADGDGDDLLAGSASSGKRRPTAQAAAGLARGVKALLSEVAEMIRTKFGRSIPAAKFGHVAYIR